A region from the Anaerobacillus sp. CMMVII genome encodes:
- the rluF gene encoding 23S rRNA pseudouridine(2604) synthase RluF produces the protein MRINKYISESGITSRREADKWVADKRVTINGVVAELGSKVSPGDDVRVDNKPVQVETENVYIALNKPVGITSTTERHVKGNIVDFVNHPLRIFHIGRLDKESEGLILLTNDGDIVNEILRVENKHEKEYIVTVDKPITSSFLKKMAEGVEILDTKTLPCKVTKISNQVFRIVLTQGLNRQIRRMCSALGYQVRRLQRIRIMNIHLDGLGKGQWRDLTKSELNELFSELNYEPKKR, from the coding sequence TTGCGGATAAATAAGTATATAAGCGAATCTGGAATTACTTCTAGGAGAGAAGCTGACAAGTGGGTTGCAGATAAACGAGTAACCATTAACGGAGTCGTTGCTGAATTAGGAAGTAAAGTTTCTCCTGGTGATGATGTTCGCGTTGATAATAAGCCAGTGCAGGTGGAGACAGAGAATGTCTATATCGCACTGAATAAACCTGTTGGCATAACAAGTACAACAGAAAGACATGTGAAAGGAAATATTGTAGATTTTGTCAATCATCCATTGCGGATTTTTCATATTGGTCGACTTGATAAGGAATCTGAGGGGTTAATTCTTCTAACAAATGATGGCGATATTGTAAACGAGATTTTACGAGTCGAAAATAAGCATGAGAAGGAATATATCGTTACCGTCGATAAGCCCATTACTTCATCATTCCTAAAAAAGATGGCTGAAGGCGTAGAAATTTTGGATACTAAGACACTCCCTTGCAAAGTAACAAAAATCTCTAATCAGGTTTTTCGAATTGTTTTAACCCAAGGGTTAAATAGACAAATTCGCCGCATGTGCTCTGCTCTAGGTTACCAAGTTCGTAGGCTGCAACGTATTAGAATTATGAACATTCATTTAGATGGACTTGGAAAAGGACAGTGGCGAGATTTGACCAAATCCGAACTTAATGAATTATTTAGTGAGCTAAATTATGAACCAAAAAAAAGATGA
- a CDS encoding NAD(P)/FAD-dependent oxidoreductase, producing the protein MKVAIMGAGLSGLTCAIMLERHGIKPTIFESRTQVGDRFINGEAFLSLLTRPINDSFQYLSDEYQLYLRPTGSINQIIINSENEQASIKEHVGFVNIRGRHKLSLEAQLAEQVKSDILFNSKHSYEELLQEYSHVIMATGDAEYAMKLQNFREDLSVSLKGATIEGNFDRFSVLVWLDNTMAPKGYGYLLPFSDTEANIVIAHPDLQEGQEELVTKFWERFYDRVCSELGQTLRITDQFQIHNYKLGICKSARIGNTFFTGNCFGSAMPFLGFGQFAAILTGIYAAYDLCGYGKYEDYTKILKKSYDYSLTLRRGMEHLTNQNFDFIVKHLNGYVGDKLFRPSKHNPLKTLSYLVRPFIKKER; encoded by the coding sequence ATGAAAGTAGCGATTATGGGCGCAGGTCTATCAGGTTTGACTTGTGCAATAATGTTGGAAAGACATGGTATTAAGCCAACTATTTTCGAGTCGAGAACCCAAGTAGGTGATCGGTTCATTAATGGTGAGGCGTTTTTATCGTTACTAACGAGACCGATTAACGATTCCTTTCAATATTTATCAGATGAATATCAATTGTATCTAAGACCCACTGGTTCCATAAATCAAATTATCATAAACTCTGAAAACGAACAGGCTAGCATTAAAGAACATGTCGGGTTTGTCAACATCAGAGGGCGTCATAAGCTTTCACTAGAAGCTCAACTTGCAGAACAGGTCAAATCAGACATTCTTTTTAACTCTAAACATTCCTATGAAGAGCTGTTACAAGAATATAGCCATGTCATTATGGCAACGGGTGATGCCGAGTACGCAATGAAACTTCAAAATTTTCGAGAAGACCTCTCAGTTAGTCTAAAAGGAGCGACGATAGAAGGGAATTTTGATCGTTTTTCAGTACTAGTTTGGCTTGACAATACAATGGCTCCTAAAGGCTATGGATATTTACTTCCTTTTTCAGACACTGAGGCTAACATCGTCATTGCCCATCCAGATTTGCAGGAAGGTCAGGAAGAGTTGGTTACTAAATTCTGGGAGCGTTTTTACGATCGAGTTTGTAGTGAATTAGGTCAAACGTTAAGAATTACAGATCAGTTTCAAATACATAACTATAAACTTGGGATCTGTAAATCAGCAAGAATAGGAAATACATTTTTTACTGGGAATTGTTTTGGGTCGGCGATGCCGTTTCTAGGTTTCGGTCAATTTGCAGCCATTCTTACTGGAATTTATGCAGCTTACGATCTTTGTGGATACGGAAAGTATGAAGACTATACTAAGATCCTTAAGAAAAGCTATGATTATTCATTAACATTACGTCGTGGGATGGAGCACCTGACGAACCAAAATTTTGATTTTATTGTAAAGCACTTAAACGGTTATGTTGGTGATAAACTATTCCGGCCAAGTAAACATAATCCTTTGAAAACACTAAGTTACTTAGTAAGACCTTTTATAAAAAAGGAAAGATAA